A stretch of Chitinophaga caeni DNA encodes these proteins:
- a CDS encoding c-type cytochrome — MYRRVSIRLRKHFVSVFILCAGLVLSSLTTKAQGDPAAGQALFKANCASCHNVHKKLTGPALAGVEGRWADKKLLHAWIRNSQKVIASGDKYAKQLYAEYNVVMTPFESFTDEDIDNILAYIAKEEKVVPGGAAGAPGATATTGKTDNSTNNLIFGIITLILAVVAIVLMQINSNLNKLAADKEGQPTPEPVPFYRNKAYIAICIVLLFMVGGYFTIQGAIGLGRQKDYMPEQPIFYSHKVHAGINQINCLYCHSGAEKSKHAMIPPENVCMNCHKSINEYTGPDLYTAEGKKVNGTAEIQKLYDAIGWDKDASKYTKPGKPIEWVKIHNLPDHVYFNHSQHVVAGKVQCQTCHGPIQDMDEVHQFADLSMGWCINCHRTTNVQFTENKYFTIFEKLHEDIANGKMKASDITVETLGGTECQKCHY, encoded by the coding sequence GTGTATCGTCGTGTTTCCATTCGTTTGCGCAAGCATTTTGTGAGTGTCTTTATCCTATGCGCTGGTCTAGTACTGTCATCCTTAACTACTAAAGCTCAGGGTGACCCAGCCGCAGGTCAAGCCTTATTTAAAGCCAATTGCGCTAGTTGTCATAATGTTCACAAGAAATTAACTGGTCCTGCTTTGGCTGGTGTTGAAGGTAGATGGGCAGACAAGAAATTGCTCCATGCCTGGATCCGTAACTCTCAAAAGGTAATCGCTTCAGGTGATAAATATGCCAAGCAGTTGTACGCAGAGTACAATGTCGTAATGACTCCTTTCGAAAGTTTCACTGATGAGGACATCGACAATATCTTGGCTTATATCGCGAAAGAAGAGAAAGTTGTTCCCGGCGGCGCTGCCGGTGCTCCTGGAGCAACCGCTACCACTGGTAAAACGGACAACTCTACCAACAACCTGATCTTCGGTATTATTACCTTGATCTTGGCCGTTGTTGCGATTGTCCTGATGCAGATCAACAGCAACTTGAACAAGTTGGCTGCTGATAAAGAGGGTCAACCTACTCCGGAGCCTGTTCCTTTCTACCGTAATAAAGCATATATCGCAATCTGCATTGTGCTCTTATTTATGGTGGGTGGTTATTTCACAATCCAGGGAGCTATCGGTTTAGGTCGCCAGAAAGATTATATGCCGGAACAGCCGATCTTCTATTCACACAAAGTACACGCCGGGATTAACCAGATCAACTGCTTGTACTGCCACTCCGGAGCTGAGAAGAGTAAGCATGCTATGATTCCGCCGGAGAATGTTTGTATGAACTGTCACAAGTCTATTAATGAATATACCGGTCCGGATTTATACACTGCTGAAGGCAAGAAGGTAAATGGTACTGCCGAAATACAGAAGTTATATGATGCTATCGGCTGGGATAAGGATGCCAGTAAATATACTAAACCGGGTAAACCGATCGAGTGGGTTAAAATCCACAATTTACCTGACCATGTTTACTTCAACCACTCACAGCACGTAGTAGCCGGTAAAGTACAATGTCAAACTTGTCACGGTCCTATTCAAGACATGGACGAAGTACACCAATTCGCTGACTTATCCATGGGATGGTGTATTAACTGTCACCGCACAACCAATGTTCAATTCACTGAAAACAAATACTTTACCATTTTCGAGAAACTACATGAAGATATCGCGAACGGTAAAATGAAAGCCAGTGATATTACCGTTGAAACATTGGGTGGTACAGAATGTCAAAAATGTCACTACTAA
- a CDS encoding DUF5606 family protein → MQYREIVAITGLGGLFQLVASKQDGAIVRSLEDKVTRFVSSRIHNFTPLESIEVFTTGDNVNLASVFKAMQENEAKFPLIEAKSDNNAIKSYFKNVFPEFDEERVYVSDMKKMIKWFGILKTNDLLIFEEALAEEEAPVEEAAQVEEAGKATEEVKEAKPKAKAKAKAKTATEGEDAPKEAKPKKATKAKKEAGTDDAKEAPAKPKTTRKKKSGE, encoded by the coding sequence ATGCAGTACAGAGAAATCGTAGCAATAACTGGTTTAGGTGGTTTATTCCAATTGGTAGCCAGTAAACAGGATGGTGCTATTGTAAGGTCGCTGGAAGATAAAGTAACACGTTTTGTTTCTTCCCGCATCCATAACTTTACGCCTTTGGAGAGCATTGAAGTATTCACAACAGGTGATAACGTAAACTTGGCTTCTGTTTTCAAAGCCATGCAAGAAAATGAAGCTAAATTCCCTTTGATCGAAGCTAAATCCGATAATAACGCGATCAAATCTTACTTCAAAAACGTATTCCCCGAGTTCGATGAAGAAAGGGTATATGTTAGTGATATGAAGAAGATGATCAAATGGTTTGGCATCCTCAAAACTAACGACCTGTTGATATTCGAGGAAGCCCTCGCAGAAGAAGAAGCCCCGGTAGAAGAGGCCGCGCAGGTTGAAGAAGCCGGCAAAGCTACGGAAGAGGTGAAAGAAGCAAAGCCTAAAGCCAAAGCTAAGGCTAAAGCTAAAACTGCCACCGAGGGTGAAGATGCCCCGAAAGAAGCAAAGCCTAAGAAAGCAACAAAGGCCAAAAAAGAAGCTGGCACTGATGATGCTAAAGAAGCGCCTGCCAAACCTAAAACTACCCGTAAAAAGAAATCAGGGGAGTAA
- a CDS encoding TonB-dependent receptor, whose protein sequence is MLNRILPFLILSLCPVLLLAQSKATVYGKVLSDSVAVPYASVGLLGTNLGAVTSEDGSFILADVPVGKYYIQVTAVGYEKIKQVVQVKNGKNQLEIKMLSAASGLQEVVISGTLKPVSKMQSPVPVEVYTPLFFKKNPTPSIFDALQNVNGVRPQINCNVCNTGDIHINGLEGPYTMVLIDGMPIVSALSTVYGLSGIPNSLVERVEIVKGPASTLYGSEAVAGLINIITKNPDAASKFTADVMGTTWQELNVDLGYKFNIAKKAHSLLGVNYYNYQHPLDKNHDGFTDVTLQHRISIFNKWSFKRKLDRVANLAARFYYEDRWGGQMNWEPKYRGGNEVYGESIYTKRWELIGNYQLPASERLMFQYSLNYHDQNSAYGDTWFLATQKIAFGQLTWDKEIKFHSLVAGIPVRYTYYDDNTPVTNKEKDGIFVNQAQETFLPGIFIQDEYAFHRNHTLLMGLRYDYNSIHGNIFTPRIAYKWSPNYKHVLRLNAGTGYRVVSLFTEDHAALTGARDVIIKNDLKPEKSWNINLNYTNKFNWGQSFLGFDVTAFYTRFSNKIIPDYETNYQQVIYDNLDGYAISKGLSMNMDISFRFPLKIIAGMTYTDVYQVEDEEGGQRRSRPLLTEKISGTWVISYNIKPLALSVDYTGNIYGPMKLPLVSDLDPRPENSPVWSIQNIQFTKKIGSQCEIYAGIKNLLNFRPRRDAIARPFDPFDKDVSFDQQGNALPTPGNPYALTFDPSYVYAPNQGIRGFVGARFSIK, encoded by the coding sequence ATGCTAAATAGAATTTTACCCTTTTTGATACTATCCCTATGCCCTGTTTTATTATTGGCACAATCGAAAGCTACCGTGTATGGGAAAGTGTTGTCTGATTCGGTAGCTGTGCCTTATGCCAGTGTCGGCTTGCTGGGAACAAACCTGGGCGCCGTTACTTCGGAGGACGGCTCTTTCATCCTGGCAGATGTCCCGGTTGGGAAATATTACATTCAAGTTACAGCGGTGGGTTATGAAAAAATAAAACAGGTCGTCCAGGTAAAAAATGGGAAGAACCAACTGGAAATTAAAATGCTTTCGGCGGCTTCGGGGCTCCAGGAGGTAGTTATCAGCGGCACTTTAAAGCCGGTAAGCAAAATGCAAAGCCCTGTTCCCGTGGAAGTTTACACGCCGCTTTTCTTCAAAAAGAACCCCACGCCCAGCATTTTCGATGCTTTGCAAAATGTGAATGGTGTTCGTCCGCAAATCAATTGTAATGTTTGTAATACCGGTGATATCCATATCAATGGCTTGGAAGGACCTTATACGATGGTGTTGATCGATGGAATGCCAATTGTGAGCGCATTATCAACGGTATATGGACTTTCCGGCATTCCCAACAGCTTGGTGGAGCGTGTAGAGATTGTGAAAGGTCCGGCTTCGACTTTATACGGATCGGAAGCTGTTGCAGGTTTGATCAATATCATTACGAAGAACCCGGATGCGGCATCTAAATTTACTGCTGATGTCATGGGAACTACCTGGCAGGAGTTGAATGTGGATTTGGGCTATAAATTCAATATCGCGAAAAAGGCACATTCGCTGCTCGGGGTGAATTATTATAATTATCAACATCCCCTCGACAAAAATCATGATGGTTTTACCGATGTTACGCTACAACACAGGATCTCCATATTCAATAAATGGTCGTTTAAAAGGAAACTGGATCGAGTGGCCAACTTGGCAGCCAGGTTTTATTACGAAGATCGCTGGGGTGGGCAGATGAACTGGGAACCTAAGTACCGGGGCGGCAACGAAGTTTACGGGGAAAGTATTTATACGAAGCGATGGGAGCTGATCGGGAATTACCAGTTACCCGCTTCGGAGCGGCTCATGTTCCAGTACTCGTTAAATTATCATGATCAAAATTCAGCGTATGGCGACACATGGTTCCTGGCAACGCAAAAGATCGCCTTCGGGCAGCTAACATGGGATAAGGAAATAAAGTTCCACAGCCTGGTGGCCGGTATCCCGGTAAGATATACCTACTATGATGATAATACCCCGGTTACTAATAAAGAAAAGGACGGGATATTTGTTAACCAAGCCCAAGAAACATTCCTGCCGGGAATTTTTATCCAGGATGAATATGCCTTTCACCGGAATCATACCTTGCTGATGGGCTTGCGGTATGATTATAACTCCATCCATGGTAACATTTTTACACCTAGGATTGCTTATAAGTGGAGTCCAAATTATAAACATGTATTACGCCTGAATGCCGGCACCGGCTACAGGGTGGTTTCCCTGTTTACCGAAGATCATGCCGCGCTTACGGGTGCTAGGGATGTTATCATTAAAAATGACCTGAAGCCGGAGAAAAGTTGGAATATTAACCTTAATTATACCAATAAGTTCAATTGGGGACAGAGTTTCCTTGGTTTTGACGTTACGGCATTTTATACCAGGTTCTCCAATAAGATCATACCGGACTACGAAACTAACTATCAACAAGTTATTTATGATAACCTGGATGGTTATGCTATCTCCAAGGGCTTGAGTATGAACATGGATATCAGCTTTCGCTTCCCGCTAAAAATAATTGCCGGGATGACTTATACCGATGTTTACCAGGTGGAAGATGAAGAGGGGGGACAAAGGAGATCCCGGCCCTTGCTAACGGAAAAAATTTCCGGCACCTGGGTAATATCATATAATATTAAGCCATTGGCTTTATCGGTAGATTATACCGGAAATATTTACGGGCCCATGAAATTGCCCTTGGTCAGTGATTTGGATCCCCGCCCGGAAAATTCCCCGGTTTGGAGTATTCAAAACATTCAATTCACGAAAAAGATCGGCTCGCAGTGCGAGATCTATGCCGGGATAAAAAATCTTTTAAACTTCCGTCCACGAAGAGATGCCATCGCGCGGCCGTTTGATCCCTTTGACAAGGATGTTAGTTTTGACCAACAGGGGAATGCATTGCCAACCCCGGGGAATCCCTATGCGCTGACTTTCGATCCATCGTACGTGTACGCGCCAAACCAGGGCATCCGGGGATTCGTGGGGGCTAGGTTCAGCATCAAATAG
- a CDS encoding lamin tail domain-containing protein, producing the protein MKLTIVCCLLLWPMIACSQYLLSFDDPGNPSRFPEGDTNFIVRDGKLQSACLLPNTRFYCSFASPVTGSAYWELSFQLKFNPSGANYVDWYINATDAVLPSSTTAAYFVRMGGTKDECSFYRQFPGAEPELLIDGRDGRFNKSDNTGKLRLLLDDEHRWYLFHDSTGTGEYFQLEGSMEDTAYLPGGYIGIAIRQSTPSFFGQHFFDDIRIMPAGMIGSGPVLKGLSPLNDSAWILVFDAPVLLKDVSLVAGSLPGYDLLPDPVVANRLILSFREQLPHNIEFPLTLYGIRDYFGNKSGPVEFNIAVSKAGPADILISEIMYQPLPAMPYPVRYIELKNSAQYPVNLAGWQLISSKGSLLLPSVRMVVGSYLLICDIAAREFFPGKDVCTVNTMLNLQSKDQLILLDNSGQWIHAVSYQMSLYQDPVKALGGWSLELTDDKLACYGGTGWAFSLNGSGGTPGMPNSQFHDTVANANDIRSIYCPDEYHTELCLEVSYDLQSAQLLSRYSLDNAIHPKAITLDPFKNMLLLEWERPLDSGNLHRLSIEGIKTCDSEDEIRIKDIRFGWAQPPAEGMLLINEILFNPHPGQQDYLEIYNKSDKVLNLQQLFIANRNWDGSLGTIVQASGEPDVILPGEYIVFCKDPRSLCSQYICKNEFACRTVASLPSFPDEQGCALLLDYKGTVLDEFCYGESMHSPAISNVEGIALERVSWNLGNVHGNWQSAASSAGYGTPGYENSRYLLEGSSSWKVNPKIISPNNDGWNDICSLTIPIDLAGNVLNVYIFDILGNLVNHWVKNVLLAGNDVFIWDGKDDQDKLLPAGQYLFLLENYDIKGHVGRKKIVVAIVRNE; encoded by the coding sequence ATGAAACTGACCATTGTTTGTTGCCTGCTACTATGGCCAATGATAGCCTGTAGCCAGTATTTGCTTTCTTTTGATGATCCGGGTAATCCAAGCCGTTTCCCGGAAGGCGATACGAATTTTATTGTGCGGGATGGCAAATTGCAGTCGGCCTGCCTCCTGCCCAACACGCGTTTTTACTGTTCTTTTGCCAGCCCGGTAACGGGATCCGCTTATTGGGAATTGTCTTTTCAATTGAAATTCAATCCTTCCGGCGCTAATTACGTGGATTGGTATATCAACGCCACCGATGCGGTGCTCCCATCTTCTACCACTGCTGCATACTTTGTTAGGATGGGTGGTACGAAGGATGAATGTTCCTTTTACCGCCAGTTTCCGGGCGCTGAACCGGAATTGCTAATAGACGGGCGGGATGGACGTTTCAATAAATCTGATAATACCGGGAAGCTGCGACTTTTATTGGATGATGAACACCGGTGGTACCTGTTTCACGATAGCACCGGCACCGGCGAGTATTTTCAATTAGAAGGTAGCATGGAGGATACAGCTTATTTGCCAGGTGGGTATATAGGTATCGCGATCAGGCAATCAACACCAAGTTTCTTCGGGCAGCACTTTTTTGATGATATTAGAATCATGCCGGCCGGAATGATAGGTTCAGGTCCCGTATTGAAAGGGTTAAGTCCCCTCAATGATAGTGCTTGGATACTCGTATTTGATGCTCCCGTCCTGCTAAAGGATGTTTCCCTGGTGGCCGGGAGCTTGCCCGGCTATGATCTCTTGCCGGATCCAGTTGTCGCAAACCGCCTAATACTTTCCTTCCGGGAGCAGCTGCCGCATAATATTGAATTTCCGCTTACTTTGTATGGTATTCGTGATTATTTCGGAAACAAGTCTGGTCCGGTTGAATTTAACATAGCTGTTTCTAAAGCCGGGCCGGCGGATATACTTATCTCCGAAATCATGTATCAACCATTACCGGCTATGCCTTACCCGGTACGGTATATAGAGCTAAAGAACAGCGCTCAATATCCTGTTAACCTTGCAGGTTGGCAGTTGATCTCATCCAAGGGTAGTTTGTTGTTGCCAAGTGTCCGTATGGTGGTAGGTAGTTATTTATTGATATGCGATATTGCTGCGCGGGAGTTTTTTCCGGGGAAAGATGTCTGTACGGTAAACACCATGTTAAATTTGCAATCGAAGGATCAATTGATCCTGCTGGATAATTCGGGGCAGTGGATTCATGCTGTATCATATCAAATGTCATTATATCAAGATCCTGTTAAGGCATTAGGTGGATGGAGCTTGGAATTAACAGATGATAAACTGGCTTGCTATGGTGGTACTGGCTGGGCATTCAGCTTAAACGGGTCGGGAGGAACTCCCGGGATGCCCAATAGTCAATTCCACGATACTGTTGCAAATGCTAATGACATCCGGTCAATATATTGTCCTGATGAATACCATACGGAGCTTTGCCTGGAGGTATCTTACGACCTTCAAAGTGCGCAATTATTATCCCGTTATTCGCTAGATAACGCGATTCATCCCAAGGCTATAACCTTGGATCCGTTCAAAAACATGTTGTTGCTGGAATGGGAAAGACCATTAGATAGCGGGAATTTACACCGCTTATCTATCGAGGGAATTAAAACTTGCGACTCCGAAGATGAGATCAGGATTAAGGATATTCGATTTGGTTGGGCGCAGCCACCCGCAGAAGGGATGTTACTCATCAATGAAATCCTGTTTAATCCGCACCCTGGCCAACAAGATTACCTGGAGATATACAATAAGAGTGATAAAGTGTTGAACTTGCAGCAGTTGTTTATTGCCAATCGGAACTGGGATGGAAGTTTGGGCACCATTGTGCAAGCCAGCGGGGAGCCGGATGTGATACTACCCGGTGAATATATTGTCTTTTGCAAAGATCCCCGTTCACTGTGTTCACAATACATTTGTAAAAACGAATTTGCATGCCGAACGGTAGCTTCCTTACCCAGCTTCCCTGATGAACAGGGCTGTGCGCTACTGCTCGATTATAAAGGGACGGTGTTGGATGAGTTTTGCTACGGGGAAAGTATGCATTCTCCTGCTATTTCGAATGTAGAGGGAATTGCATTGGAGCGGGTTAGTTGGAACTTGGGAAATGTGCATGGTAATTGGCAATCGGCAGCCTCATCGGCAGGTTACGGGACCCCGGGATATGAAAATTCGAGATATTTGTTGGAGGGAAGTTCATCTTGGAAGGTAAATCCCAAGATAATCTCGCCTAATAATGATGGTTGGAATGATATCTGTAGTCTTACTATACCTATTGATTTAGCGGGGAACGTCTTGAATGTTTATATATTTGATATATTAGGAAATTTAGTCAACCATTGGGTGAAAAACGTTCTTTTAGCAGGGAATGATGTATTTATTTGGGATGGAAAAGATGATCAGGATAAGCTTTTACCCGCGGGTCAATATCTTTTTTTATTGGAAAATTATGATATTAAGGGGCATGTTGGCCGTAAAAAGATAGTTGTGGCAATTGTGAGAAATGAATAG
- the purN gene encoding phosphoribosylglycinamide formyltransferase yields MKNIAIFASGNGSNAQKIIDHFKGNDQVSVKFILCNKPGAGVFNIAEKEGIPSVLINREDFYKSDNYVVLLKEAGIDLVVLAGFLWKVPANLIEAFPNRIINIHPALLPKYGGKGMYGHFVHEAVVAAREQESGITIHYVNEHYDEGAPILQEKCVLSENDTPEDVARKVQALEHQWFPIIVERLLTTL; encoded by the coding sequence TTGAAGAATATTGCCATTTTTGCCTCCGGAAACGGAAGCAACGCTCAAAAAATTATTGATCATTTCAAGGGAAACGACCAGGTTTCCGTGAAATTTATCCTCTGCAACAAACCGGGCGCCGGGGTATTTAATATCGCGGAGAAAGAAGGTATTCCTTCTGTTTTAATTAACCGGGAGGATTTTTATAAATCCGACAACTATGTCGTTTTATTAAAAGAAGCGGGTATCGACCTCGTGGTTTTGGCAGGATTTCTATGGAAAGTTCCCGCTAACCTAATTGAAGCCTTCCCTAACAGGATCATTAACATCCACCCCGCGTTATTACCCAAATACGGGGGGAAAGGCATGTATGGACATTTTGTTCATGAAGCCGTAGTGGCTGCCCGGGAGCAGGAAAGTGGCATCACCATCCATTATGTTAATGAGCATTATGATGAAGGCGCACCCATCTTGCAAGAGAAATGTGTACTTTCAGAAAACGACACCCCGGAAGACGTAGCGAGGAAAGTACAAGCCCTGGAACATCAATGGTTTCCCATAATTGTGGAACGATTATTGACAACTTTATAA
- a CDS encoding SCO family protein yields MSKKAIFYIVFFVALSAMFVGYNAYVIKDETGSYYGKEKLPYLGSPGHEVQGFSFVNQEGKTITKDSVKGKFYVAEYFFTTCTGICPRMNENMEKVYEAYKDDPNFRILSHTVDPEYDSVPILKAYAEKHHADAKNWWFLTGSKKMLYKLARESYLVDDGHYTGDEDFVHTQWFALVDGKGRIRGLYEGTKKSDINKLIKDIDRLRTE; encoded by the coding sequence ATGTCAAAAAAAGCGATATTTTATATAGTGTTCTTTGTTGCATTGAGCGCTATGTTCGTTGGCTACAATGCCTACGTTATTAAGGATGAGACCGGTAGTTATTATGGTAAAGAAAAACTGCCTTACCTCGGTTCTCCCGGGCATGAAGTGCAAGGTTTTTCCTTCGTAAACCAGGAAGGCAAAACGATCACGAAAGATTCCGTGAAAGGCAAATTTTACGTGGCAGAATATTTCTTTACAACCTGCACAGGTATTTGTCCGAGGATGAATGAAAATATGGAGAAGGTCTACGAAGCTTATAAAGACGATCCTAATTTCCGAATTTTATCGCATACCGTAGATCCGGAGTATGACAGCGTCCCCATTCTTAAAGCTTACGCGGAAAAACATCATGCAGATGCTAAAAATTGGTGGTTCTTAACCGGTTCTAAAAAAATGTTATACAAACTGGCCAGGGAAAGTTACCTCGTTGATGATGGGCATTATACCGGAGATGAAGATTTCGTTCATACCCAATGGTTCGCACTTGTAGACGGTAAGGGCCGTATCAGGGGATTATATGAAGGCACTAAAAAAAGTGATATCAATAAGTTGATCAAGGATATTGACCGCTTAAGAACTGAATAA
- a CDS encoding Fur family transcriptional regulator, whose amino-acid sequence MATQKQKEKIATWLRACNLSVTETRIKILELFLKSNGALEHADFEKLTGQTFDRVTIYRTLQTFLDKGLIHKIPTTDTSVRYALCKSDCKEHEHHDQHIHFKCEQCGTTTCLDETDVPNIHLPKGYNMHNVEVVVNGVCKDCK is encoded by the coding sequence ATGGCAACGCAAAAACAAAAAGAGAAAATTGCTACTTGGTTACGCGCTTGCAACTTGAGTGTTACAGAAACCCGCATCAAGATATTGGAATTATTCCTCAAGAGCAACGGCGCATTAGAACATGCTGATTTTGAGAAATTAACGGGTCAAACATTCGACCGCGTTACGATTTACCGTACTTTACAAACTTTTCTGGATAAGGGATTAATTCATAAAATTCCCACGACAGATACTTCTGTCCGCTACGCGCTCTGCAAATCCGATTGCAAGGAGCATGAGCATCACGATCAGCATATCCATTTTAAATGTGAGCAATGCGGCACTACTACCTGCTTGGATGAAACGGATGTACCCAACATTCATTTACCCAAGGGATACAATATGCATAATGTAGAAGTAGTAGTGAACGGGGTTTGCAAGGACTGTAAATAA
- a CDS encoding M3 family oligoendopeptidase codes for MLNLDAHIKPAPRQLLPADFKVTTWEALQPYFEELKERKIDSLEDLNHWLRDISELEAVIGEDACWRQVNMTRDTTDKSLEEAFAYFCMEIQPKLQPYADALNRKMLESPFVDQLDKKQFFPYLRSVRKQVKLFQEKNIPLQAELSVMAQQYGAIAGKMTIELDGKEYTLQQAAKFLESSNRELRESVFTKTGKRRLEDKEALDNLYSQLVQKRHHVAVNAGFDNYRDYKFEELGRFEYAKEDCFQFHEAVRQHIVPLVKKSLERQQAKLGLEHMRPWDTDAEPAGQEPLSPFETGAELTDKTIECFNKLHPYFADCIRVMKEMQRLDLESRKGKAPGGYNCPMPETGVPFIFMNAAGQMKDLTTMVHEGGHAVHSFLSHHLPLTAFKEYPSEIAEVASMSMELFTMDHWDIFFRDEADLKRAKLQQLERAINIFPWIATIDKFQHWIYEHPQHSVAERTQAWNDIQQMFSTEIVDWSGFETIRENAWQRQLHLFEVPFYYIEYGIAQLGAIAMWKQYRENPAQALENYMNALSLGYTKTLHELYEAAGIKFDFSPAYVKELADFVQEEIEHILAS; via the coding sequence ATGTTGAATCTAGATGCACATATAAAGCCTGCCCCGAGGCAACTGCTCCCGGCAGATTTCAAAGTAACAACCTGGGAAGCGCTACAACCTTATTTTGAAGAGCTGAAAGAAAGGAAGATCGATTCCCTGGAGGATTTAAATCATTGGCTCCGGGATATCAGCGAGTTGGAAGCGGTGATCGGTGAAGATGCCTGTTGGCGCCAAGTTAACATGACCCGCGATACCACGGATAAATCCCTCGAAGAAGCATTTGCATATTTCTGCATGGAGATCCAACCGAAGCTACAGCCTTATGCTGATGCGCTGAACCGGAAAATGTTGGAGTCCCCATTCGTGGATCAATTAGACAAAAAACAATTTTTCCCCTACCTGAGAAGCGTACGCAAGCAAGTGAAATTGTTCCAGGAGAAAAATATTCCGTTACAAGCCGAACTAAGTGTAATGGCTCAACAATATGGAGCCATCGCCGGAAAAATGACGATTGAACTGGATGGAAAGGAGTATACTCTGCAACAAGCGGCTAAATTCTTGGAAAGCAGCAACCGCGAGCTCCGCGAATCCGTGTTTACCAAAACGGGCAAACGTCGTTTGGAAGATAAAGAGGCATTGGATAACCTCTATTCCCAATTAGTGCAGAAAAGGCACCATGTAGCCGTAAATGCTGGTTTTGATAATTACCGCGATTATAAATTCGAGGAATTGGGCCGGTTCGAATATGCTAAGGAAGATTGTTTTCAATTCCATGAAGCGGTGCGCCAACATATCGTTCCCCTGGTTAAAAAAAGCCTTGAACGTCAACAGGCCAAACTTGGCTTGGAACACATGAGGCCCTGGGATACCGATGCAGAACCCGCGGGACAAGAACCTTTGTCGCCGTTTGAAACAGGCGCTGAACTTACTGATAAAACAATCGAATGTTTTAACAAGCTGCATCCGTATTTTGCCGATTGTATCCGCGTGATGAAAGAGATGCAAAGGTTAGACCTGGAAAGTCGCAAAGGAAAGGCGCCGGGCGGTTATAATTGCCCGATGCCCGAAACAGGCGTTCCTTTTATATTCATGAATGCCGCCGGGCAGATGAAAGATCTTACCACGATGGTACACGAAGGCGGCCATGCCGTACATTCTTTCCTGAGCCATCATTTGCCGTTAACAGCGTTTAAGGAGTACCCGAGCGAGATAGCAGAAGTAGCGAGCATGAGCATGGAATTGTTCACGATGGATCATTGGGATATATTCTTCCGGGATGAAGCCGATCTGAAAAGAGCTAAACTGCAACAACTGGAGCGGGCTATCAACATTTTTCCTTGGATTGCTACGATCGATAAATTTCAACATTGGATATACGAGCATCCGCAACATTCCGTAGCGGAACGTACACAGGCATGGAACGATATCCAGCAAATGTTCTCCACGGAGATTGTTGACTGGTCGGGTTTTGAAACGATCCGTGAAAATGCTTGGCAAAGGCAGTTGCATTTGTTTGAAGTGCCATTTTATTATATCGAATACGGGATTGCCCAATTGGGTGCGATCGCGATGTGGAAGCAATACCGCGAAAATCCGGCGCAAGCGTTAGAGAATTATATGAATGCCTTGAGCCTGGGTTATACGAAAACTTTACATGAATTATACGAAGCGGCGGGAATTAAGTTTGACTTCTCCCCTGCTTATGTTAAGGAATTAGCTGATTTTGTACAAGAAGAAATCGAGCATATCCTGGCTTCATAA
- a CDS encoding MerC domain-containing protein: MKINLDALGVTASLLCAVHCLVMPLVLAVSPIVSEHAEGHESFEGIIIACTLILGTWSLIHGWRKHHGKWFLLPLFASGFAGLLASHYWINDGWSVPVLILSITVIIYAHVHNWWLGRKIAH; the protein is encoded by the coding sequence ATGAAAATCAACCTGGATGCTTTAGGGGTTACAGCTTCCCTATTATGCGCTGTGCATTGCTTAGTAATGCCCTTGGTTTTGGCGGTTTCCCCGATCGTATCGGAGCACGCGGAGGGTCATGAATCTTTCGAAGGGATAATTATAGCCTGTACTTTGATTTTAGGGACATGGTCATTGATCCACGGTTGGCGAAAGCATCACGGGAAATGGTTTTTATTGCCGCTTTTTGCTTCCGGTTTTGCCGGTTTGCTGGCTTCGCATTACTGGATCAATGATGGATGGAGTGTCCCGGTATTAATCCTATCCATCACGGTTATCATTTACGCGCATGTACATAATTGGTGGTTGGGGCGTAAAATAGCCCATTGA